One window of the Anopheles cruzii chromosome 2, idAnoCruzAS_RS32_06, whole genome shotgun sequence genome contains the following:
- the LOC128278197 gene encoding lysozyme c-1-like — MRVFLFALGLVLFGVAHGKTFTKCELARLMFNNGFPKSQLPDWMCLVQSESNFKSDATNKNTNGSTDYGLFQINNKYWCSSSGAGGDCKIACSALIDNDATDDLKCAKLIYNRQGFNAWYGWINKCQGKTLPTVAECF; from the exons ATGCGTGTATTTTTGTTCGCTCTCGGTTTGGTTCTGTTTGGCGTGGCCCACGGTAAGACGTTCACCAAATGTGAACTGGCTCGTCTCATGTTTAACAACGGATTCCCGAAGTCACAGCTGCCAGATT GGATGTGCCTGGTGCAGAGTGAAAGCAATTTTAAATCGGACGCTACCAACAAAAATACGAACGGCTCCACCGATTACGGTCTGTTCCAGATCAATAACAAATATTGGTGTTCCTcgtccggggccggcggcGATTGCAAAATTGCGTGTTCAG CTCTGATTGACAACGATGCAACGGATGATTTGAAGTGCGCCAAGCTTATCTACAATCGCCAAGGTTTCAATGCTTGGTACGGCTGGATTAACAAGTGTCAAGGAAAGACGCTTCCCACCGTTGCTGAATGTTTCTGA
- the LOC128267804 gene encoding lysozyme c-1-like, which yields MKLLGIIVTIALVGCAAVSGKTYGKCELAKELVKNGIPKASVADWVCLVQHESAFNTAATNKNRNGSTDYGLFQINNKYWCDSGYGSNDCNVQCSSLINGDITDDIKCAKLVFKRHGFNAWYGWKNHCNGKTLPSVTSCF from the exons ATGAAACTACTCGGCATAATTGTAACCATCGCGCTGGTAGGCTGTGCCGCCGTCAGCGGTAAAACGTACGGCAAGTGTGAGCTGGCAAAAGAGTTGGTAAAGAACGGTATCCCGAAGGCCTCTGTTGCGGACT GGGTCTGCTTGGTGCAACACGAAAGTGCTTTCAACACCGCGGCAACgaataaaaacagaaacggctcGACCGACTACGGGCTATTTCAGATCAACAATAAGTACTGGTGCGATTCGGGATACGGATCGAATGACTGTAACGTGCAGTGCAGCA GTTTGATTAACGGTGATATCACGGATGACATTAAGTGCGCCAAGCTGGTGTTCAAGCGGCATGGGTTTAACGCCTGGTACGGTTGGAAGAACCACTGCAACGGGAAGACGCTTCCGTCCGTCACGAGCTGCTTTTAG
- the LOC128267803 gene encoding coiled-coil domain-containing protein 102A isoform X2 — MSQSAPRRHPPSGGNADVSNMSAKFVDTEWEARESQRQRELEEARARAAQMEKTMKWWSDCTANWREKWSKVRTERNKARDEAKQLRSNLEAAIKESNSYKREKCELEMQITQLKKEMEKVHTLMMKHAGRFNKASLDAADEPDRDGRGDNNCSPDISSDGLKNVNSEDGLVTKLPNLPDDGNCASLPPTAASADLDIEEYILQGGAMPKHSIEFKDKSEQMAEERRLIQQLSKDDYDEDYLLQKISMLQLRLDDAQKTIQIEREEKAAVQRSLEKTRHDMQELRDKCEELRSAKQDAVRELLTLQEQHRVEMRITHNSLQEEIAARETLERRLCELRTELERLQAENAAEWGKRERLETEKLNMERESKKLRAECQDLQERLERKGRPLVNSDVELRSLQQELMDKNKELSDIRYSHSKMKKMLSEANTELGHAVRRAEQYETEVKRLRSRVEELKHELAGAEDELDAACNHVRRLQRTNEELSGQTEGLQVQIQHLQTRLRSYGSTNLLSANDDNSDNE, encoded by the exons ATGTCGCAGAGTGCACCAAGACGCCACCCGCCGAGCGGGGGCAATGCCGACGTGAGCAACATGTCGGCAAAGTTTGTTGACACCGAGTGGGAGGCACGTGAG TCCCAACGGCAGCGAGAGTTGGAGGAAGCTCGGGCACGAGCCGCGCAGATggaaaaaacaatgaaatggTGGTCCGATTGTACAGCAAACTGGCGCGAAAAGTGGAGTAAG GTACGAACCGAGAGGAATAAGGCGCGCGATGAAGCGAAACAGTTGCGCAGCAATCTTGAGGCGGCCATTAAGGAATCCAACTCGTACAAGCGTGAAAAGTGCGAGCTCGAAATGCAAATCACTCAGCTGAAGAAGGAGATGGAAAAGGTGCACACCCTCATGATGAAGCATGCCGGCCGGTTCAACAAGGCGAGCCTGGACGCTGCCGACGAACCGGACCGTGACGGGCGTGGTGATAACAACTGCTCACCGGATATCTCGTCCGATGGTCTGAAGAACGTCAACAGCGAGGACGGGCTGGTGACGAAGCTACCGAACCTGCCGGACGACGGGAACTGTGCCAGTTTGCCACCCACCGCTGCCAGCGCCGATCTCGACATTGAAGAGTACATTCTGCAGGGCGGTGCCATGCCGAAGCATTCCATAGAGTTTAAGGACAAGAGCGAGCAGATGGCCGAAGAGCGGCGCCTGATCCAACAGCTTTCGAAGGACGACTACGATGAAGACTATTTGCTGCAGAAAATTTCGATGCTACAGCTGCGGCTGGACGATGCACAGAAAACGATCCAGATCGAGCGCGAGGAAAAGGCGGCCGTCCAGCGGAGTCTGGAGAAGACGCGACACGATATGCAAGAGTTGCGCGACAAGTGTGAAGAGCTGCGGTCGGCCAAACAGGATGCGGTGCGGGAATTGCTAACACTGCAAGAGCAACACCGTGTCGAAATGCGTATCACACACAACTCGCTGCAAGAGGAAATCGCTGCTCGGGAAACGCTCGAACGGAGGCTGTGCGAACTGCGTACGGAACTGGAGCGACTGCAAGCTGAAAATGCGGCCGAATGGGGCAAAAGGGAACGTCTCGAGACGGAGAAACTAAACATGGAGCGCGAAAGCAAGAAACTGCGCGCTGAGTGCCAGGATCTGCAGGAACGGCTCGAGCGCAAGGGCCGTCCGCTGGTCAACAGTGACGTCGAGCTACGTTCGCTGCAACAAGAACTGAtggataaaaataaa GAACTGAGCGACATCCGCTACTCGCACAGCAAGATGAAAAAGATGCTTTCGGAAGCCAACACCGAGCTCGGCCATGCGGTTAGACGGGCGGAACAGTATGAAACGGAGGTGAAGCGATTGCGGTCTCGGGTGGAGGAGCTTAAACACGAGTTGGCTGGCGCCGAGGACGAACTAGATGCAGCCTGCAACCATGTCCGGCGTCTGCAGCGCACGAACGAAGAACTGAGCGGGCAAACCGAGGGCCTGCAAGTGCAGATACAACATCTTCAAACTAG ACTCCGTAGCTATGGTTCAACAAATCTTCTGTCGGCCAATGATGATAACAGCGATAACGAGTAA
- the LOC128267803 gene encoding coiled-coil domain-containing protein 102A isoform X1 gives MSQSAPRRHPPSGGNADVSNMSAKFVDTEWEARESQRQRELEEARARAAQMEKTMKWWSDCTANWREKWSKVRTERNKARDEAKQLRSNLEAAIKESNSYKREKCELEMQITQLKKEMEKVHTLMMKHAGRFNKASLDAADEPDRDGRGDNNCSPDISSDGLKNVNSEDGLVTKLPNLPDDGNCASLPPTAASADLDIEEYILQGGAMPKHSIEFKDKSEQMAEERRLIQQLSKDDYDEDYLLQKISMLQLRLDDAQKTIQIEREEKAAVQRSLEKTRHDMQELRDKCEELRSAKQDAVRELLTLQEQHRVEMRITHNSLQEEIAARETLERRLCELRTELERLQAENAAEWGKRERLETEKLNMERESKKLRAECQDLQERLERKGRPLVNSDVELRSLQQELMDKNKELSDIRYSHSKMKKMLSEANTELGHAVRRAEQYETEVKRLRSRVEELKHELAGAEDELDAACNHVRRLQRTNEELSGQTEGLQVQIQHLQTSPKQQQQHELSNYKASNRSSNASNVSYKPNINDLKQLFDNSSRHFNDRPPERTAGGPMKGSSGATQTPSYIPLSSGSYYDAKPSYIDHDAPSPPSLNNNKYEFERAKQKFDNITRAAAAASGVGGGGGGGGQKPRANGGGGSTKQHSSSSSAIPKRNAPPPGHFISGSYYEQNVFPGSAGSGPPSGVGEPRNIRAVGDDMPPTKSQGHGNEMVQSFDGGQPPYDHSTRANHKPMNIGKLNDVNLDGLKVSEDDETP, from the exons ATGTCGCAGAGTGCACCAAGACGCCACCCGCCGAGCGGGGGCAATGCCGACGTGAGCAACATGTCGGCAAAGTTTGTTGACACCGAGTGGGAGGCACGTGAG TCCCAACGGCAGCGAGAGTTGGAGGAAGCTCGGGCACGAGCCGCGCAGATggaaaaaacaatgaaatggTGGTCCGATTGTACAGCAAACTGGCGCGAAAAGTGGAGTAAG GTACGAACCGAGAGGAATAAGGCGCGCGATGAAGCGAAACAGTTGCGCAGCAATCTTGAGGCGGCCATTAAGGAATCCAACTCGTACAAGCGTGAAAAGTGCGAGCTCGAAATGCAAATCACTCAGCTGAAGAAGGAGATGGAAAAGGTGCACACCCTCATGATGAAGCATGCCGGCCGGTTCAACAAGGCGAGCCTGGACGCTGCCGACGAACCGGACCGTGACGGGCGTGGTGATAACAACTGCTCACCGGATATCTCGTCCGATGGTCTGAAGAACGTCAACAGCGAGGACGGGCTGGTGACGAAGCTACCGAACCTGCCGGACGACGGGAACTGTGCCAGTTTGCCACCCACCGCTGCCAGCGCCGATCTCGACATTGAAGAGTACATTCTGCAGGGCGGTGCCATGCCGAAGCATTCCATAGAGTTTAAGGACAAGAGCGAGCAGATGGCCGAAGAGCGGCGCCTGATCCAACAGCTTTCGAAGGACGACTACGATGAAGACTATTTGCTGCAGAAAATTTCGATGCTACAGCTGCGGCTGGACGATGCACAGAAAACGATCCAGATCGAGCGCGAGGAAAAGGCGGCCGTCCAGCGGAGTCTGGAGAAGACGCGACACGATATGCAAGAGTTGCGCGACAAGTGTGAAGAGCTGCGGTCGGCCAAACAGGATGCGGTGCGGGAATTGCTAACACTGCAAGAGCAACACCGTGTCGAAATGCGTATCACACACAACTCGCTGCAAGAGGAAATCGCTGCTCGGGAAACGCTCGAACGGAGGCTGTGCGAACTGCGTACGGAACTGGAGCGACTGCAAGCTGAAAATGCGGCCGAATGGGGCAAAAGGGAACGTCTCGAGACGGAGAAACTAAACATGGAGCGCGAAAGCAAGAAACTGCGCGCTGAGTGCCAGGATCTGCAGGAACGGCTCGAGCGCAAGGGCCGTCCGCTGGTCAACAGTGACGTCGAGCTACGTTCGCTGCAACAAGAACTGAtggataaaaataaa GAACTGAGCGACATCCGCTACTCGCACAGCAAGATGAAAAAGATGCTTTCGGAAGCCAACACCGAGCTCGGCCATGCGGTTAGACGGGCGGAACAGTATGAAACGGAGGTGAAGCGATTGCGGTCTCGGGTGGAGGAGCTTAAACACGAGTTGGCTGGCGCCGAGGACGAACTAGATGCAGCCTGCAACCATGTCCGGCGTCTGCAGCGCACGAACGAAGAACTGAGCGGGCAAACCGAGGGCCTGCAAGTGCAGATACAACATCTTCAAACTAG TCcaaagcagcaacagcagcacgaaCTGAGCAACTACAAGGCATCGAATCGCTCGAGCAATGCCTCCAACGTGAGCTACAAACCAAATATCAACGATCTGAAGCAACTGTTCGATAACTCGTCTCGCCACTTTAACGATCGTCCACCGGAACGAACGGCCGGCGGACCGATGAAAGGATCCTCCGGTGCTACTCAGACACCGTCCTACATTCCGCTGTCGTCCGGATCGTATTACGATGCTAAACCGAGCTACATTGACCACGAtgcgccgtcgccaccgtcgctgaacaacaacaaatacGAGTTCGAACGTGCCAAACAAAAGTTCGACAACATTACCCGTGCGGCCGCAGCTGCTagtggcgtcggtggcggcggtggtggtggtggacaaaAACCACGcgccaacggcggcggtgggtcAACGAAGCAACACAGCTCGAGCAGCTCGGCAAttccgaaacggaacgctCCACCTCCGGGTCATTTTATCAGCGGTTCGTACTATGAACAGAACGTATTTCCCGGGTCGGCAGGAAGTGGCCCTCCCAGTGGTGTCGGGGAACCACGAAACATACGGGCCGTGGGAGATGATATGCCACCTACGAAGAGTCAGGGACACGGCAACGAAATGGTACAATCATTCGATGGCGGTCAACCCCCCTACGATCATTCTACACGGGCCAACCATAAGCCCATGAACATTGGCAAGCTGAACGATGTCAATCTGGATGGGTTGAAGGTATCGGAGGATGATGAA ACTCCGTAG
- the LOC128279141 gene encoding elastin: MTTTCVISEAAGGTKNGPGVDESADLKISPLVRDKRNGNLRGSFRGQTQSQYLHFGNSQDGKAEAEATQHSSRATVAGSNGMGQAQSQSLGADCTTCYGSVDGGGSYIYDTRPDPLKASDEQRPGDKLRLPEAYDPGSNGRPASDVYGRPGEPGTGNTDAYGRPIGGPGTGGPGFDVHKHGPQQHLIGPPLPGSSQTVYQGPHTVTLPGHDHTVVNPTGGLTVLVGTGHSKQTVIGSDSRLDGHGPVKIIPGPPDSHGPPKQTVYAHPGGVTVLVGTGGAQQTVHHLPVHGGYGGPQSVLHPGQQLGVGPGRDTVPGRGQLASSTGEGTLHHPGGPGVGSHHVAGGVGSEHPGSAVRPGLGPGSGAGVPGSGQYPGGAGVPGSGQYPGGAGVPGSGQFPGGAGVPGSGQYPGGAGGPGSGQYPGGAGVPGSGQYPGGAGGPGSEQFPGGAGGPGSGQYPGGAGVPGSGQYPGGAGVPGSGQYPGGAGVPGSGQFPGGAGAPGSGQYPGGAGVPGSGQYPGGAGYPGGSGTGTGQYPGQYPGGTGPGVGQYPTGTGTGAGQVFYPGGGGAAQFPSGSGVGGHYPGGAGVGQGQYQTGPGGGAGMYPVGGQQPTGVGGAQYPSGTGAGQYPGGAGPGHYPTGNGVGTGQFPGGTGPATGGYPSGAGAGYYPTGTGAGQHGMGQQGSGQYPSAGGAGVAGGAGTGHYPSGTGAGQYPSPTGTGAGQHPWTGAGAGQYPGGGAETGTGVGQYPGGQGVGTGQYPSGTGGAVGGQYPGTGVGAGQHVGGQYPGGSVSGTGHYLGVGGGAGSQYPGGGTSQYPGGTGTGQHPIASGQYPGYYPSGTGQHPGGVGAYPGGSSTVGAGGAGGTSLEQQPGTGGAGAGGGDLAPQPIQLPEEEDDAFSQAESSVKNGEVVASAQGRKNGGTAQTQVSGTYTGTGSFSASAQTSDNDRAAQAQVSGGKEGATSSAQGTGGVGKSQSLVQVDSKTGGTSATSQSGGLGHESQSEVVANEKGGLADAQSSGPGQTSSQAQIGFRPQSEVAEQQSIFNGGGQASAQSGAHSGQSQSQISGNFKFGIAYHGAAQAASGTKEQVHSYREKSKNLFHSIGLFGKSTGTTIRKESVDSNGMRTRTSQQSSVSFISTTPSTVVEEDYDDPDEEDGEYDDEYETTQLSRRSGKTSTDEEVTKPTTIAEPTTVTVRTAGNGRLFTQAGPTQRQSAFVPHGDNFRLVQTQNGRSTVHSVTTERTGGNSQQSVLNVASTTPRYSTRFLATKQDTPTDGVEETPAETVPLDPRKTGQPDSYISVTKQVTGIDENSKVPAIPGKNYESTYYTKSSTCGYFTFSCNIVYGENGRSKICRPKPPANGKC; the protein is encoded by the exons atgacgacgacgtgcgTTATCAGTGAAGCCGCCGGTGGTACG AAAAATGGCCCCGGAGTTGATGAGTCAGCTGACCTAAAGATTAGTCCTCTGGTTCGagacaaacggaacggaaacctGCGAGGATC GTTCAGGGGGCAGACTCAGTCTCAGTACCTTCATTTCGGTAACAGTCAAGATGGTAAAGCGGAGGCTGAAGCCACCCAACACAGCTCTAGGGCGACGGTTG CAGGCTCCAATGGCATGGGACAGGCTCAGAGTCAATCCCTCGGGGCGGATTGTACAACATGTTACGGTTCGGTCGATGGAGGTGGCAGCTACATTTACG ATACCAGACCCGATCCGTTGAAAGCTTCGGACGAACAAAGACCGGGAGATAAGTTACGATTACCAGAAGCATACGATCCGGGATCCAATGGACGGCCCGCATCTGATGTCTATGGGCGACCTGGCGAACCGGGAACAGGAAACACCGATGCGTATGGACGACCCATCGGCGGTCCTGGAACTGGTGGACCAGGCTTCGATGTTCATA AACATGGACCACAGCAACATCTCATAGGGCCACCACTTCCAGGAAGCAGTCAAACAGTTTACCAAGGTCCACACACTGTTACATTGCCGGGCCACGACCACACCGTGGTTAATCCTACCGGCGGGCTGACGGTTCTAGTCGGTACAGGGCACTCCAAGCAGACCGTGATTGGATCCGATAGTAGGCTCGACGGTCATGGACCAGTAAAAATTATTCCTGGACCACCAGACAGTCATGGACCGCCAAAACAGACAGTATATGCTCACCCCGGAGGGGTCACAGTTCTCGTTGGGACGGGAGGAGCACAACAAACTGTTCATCATCTTCCTGTTCACGGCGGTTATGGCGGACCACAGTCAGTTCTTCACCCAGGACAACAGTTGGGAGTAGGACCTGGAAGAGATACGGTACCAGGCAGAGGTCAACTTGCCAGTAGTACCGGCGAGGGTACTTTGCACCATCCTGGAGGGCCTGGCGTGGGATCACATCATGTGGCTGGTGGTGTAGGTAGTGAACATCCAGGGAGCGCCGTACGTCCTGGACTGGGACCTGGTAGTGGAGCCGGAGTTCCTGGTAGCGGACAGTATCCTGGTGGAGCAGGTGTTCCTGGTAGTGGACAGTATCCTGGTGGAGCTGGAGTTCCTGGTAGTGGACAGTTCCCAGGTGGAGCAGGAGTTCCTGGTAGTGGACAGTATCCTGGTGGAGCCGGAGGTCCTGGTAGTGGACAGTATCCTGGTGGAGCAGGAGTTCCTGGAAGCGGACAGTATCCTGGTGGAGCCGGAGGTCCTGGTAGTGAACAGTTCCCAGGTGGAGCCGGAGGTCCTGGTAGTGGACAGTATCCTGGTGGAGCAGGTGTTCCTGGTAGTGGACAGTATCCTGGTGGAGCAGGAGTTCCTGGAAGCGGACAGTATCCTGGTGGAGCCGGAGTTCCTGGTAGTGGACAGTTCCCAGGTGGAGCCGGAGCTCCTGGCAGTGGACAGTATCCTGGTGGAGCAGGAGTTCCTGGTAGTGGACAGTATCCTGGTGGAGCTGGTTATCCTGGCGGGTCTGGTACTGGTACTGGTCAATACCCTGGCCAATATCCTGGAGGTACAGGCCCGGGCGTTGGACAGTATCCAACAGGAACTGGAACAGGAGCTGGCCAAGTATTTTATCCGGGAGGAGGTGGAGCTGCCCAGTTCCCCAGTGGCTCCGGAGTAGGTGGCCACTATCCTGGAGGTGCTGGAGTGGGACAAGGCCAATACCAAACAGGACCTGGAGGAGGAGCAGGAATGTATCCTGTCGGTGGTCAACAACCAACAGGAGTTGGTGGTGCCCAATATCCGAGCGGTACAGGGGCTGGTCAGTATCCTGGAGGAGCAGGGCCTGGACACTATCCAACAGGCAATGGAGTGGGAACAGGACAGTTTCCCGGTGGAACAGGTCCGGCCACAGGAGGATATCCTTCAGGGGCTGGAGCAGGATACTATCCTACAGGGACAGGAGCTGGACAGCACGGAATGGGACAACAAGGAAGTGGACAATATCCTAGTGCGGGCGGTGCGGGCGTTGCGGGCGGTGCAGGAACAGGCCATTATCCCTCTGGTACAGGCGCAGGGCAGTACCCAAGCCCCACCGGGACAGGAGCAGGACAACATCCTTGGACTGGCGCTGGAGCAGGCCAATATCCTGGAGGAGGCGCAGAAACGGGAACAGGAGTCGGACAGTATCCTGGAGGACAGGGTGTTGGCACTGGACAGTACCCAAGTGGAACGGGAGGTGCAGTAGGAGGTCAATATCCTGGAACAGGCGTTGGAGCAGGACAGCATGTTGGGGGACAGTATCCTGGAGGAAGCGTTTCAGGTACCGGCCACTATTTGGGTGTTGGCGGTGGAGCAGGAAGTCAATATCCGGGTGGTGGAACATCGCAATATCCAGGAGGCACTGGAACGGGACAGCACCCTATTGCGAGTGGACAGTATCCCGGATATTATCCTAGCGGTACCGGCCAACATCCGGGTGGGGTAGGAGCGTATCCCGGCGGATCGTCAACCGTTGGTGCAGGTGGTGCCGGCGGCACATCGTTAGAACAGCAACCAGGTACAGgtggcgccggtgccggtggtggtgatcttGCTCCACAGCCAATCCAGTTGCCCGAAGAAGAGGACGATGCTTTCTCGCAGGCTGAGTCATCTGTGAAGAACGGTGAGGTCGTGGCCTCGGCTCAAGGACGCAAAAACGGTGGAACGGCACAGACGCAAGTGTCGGGTACGTACACGGGAACGGGATCGTTCAGTGCAAGCGCCCAGACAAGTGACAACGACCGCGCAGCACAAGCCCAGGTATCGGGCGGTAAAGAGGGTGCCACGAGTTCAGCCCAAGGCACCGGTGGTGTTGGTAAGTCACAGTCATTGGTACAGGTTGATTCCAAGACCGGGGGCACTTCAGCAACGTCCCAGAGTGGCGGCTTGGGTCACGAAAGTCAGTCGGAG GTAGTGGCCAACGAGAAAGGAGGATTGGCCGACGCTCAATCGAGTGGTCCCGGTCAAACATCGTCACAAGCACAAATTGGTTTCCGACCTCAGAGTGAGGTAGCCGAACAGCAAAGTATATTCAATGGCGGAGGACAAGCGTCGGCCCAATCCGGCGCTCATTCCGGCCAGAGTCAGTCGCAGATCAGTGGCAATTTCAA GTTTGGCATAGCGTACCACGGGGCTGCGCAGGCCGCCTCAGGCACCAAGGAACAAGTCCACAGCTACCGCGAGAAGAGCAAAAATCTATTCCACTCGATCGGGCTGTTTGGCAAATCGACGGG AACAACAATTCGCAAGGAGTCGGTGGACAGTAACGGAATGCGTACCAGGACTTCGCAGCAAAGCTCGG TGAGCTTTATCAGCACGACGCCCTCGACGGTGGTGGAGGAAGATTACGACGACCCCGACGAGGAGGATGGAGAATACGACGATGAGTACGAGACAACGCAGCTCAGCAGGCGATCGGGCAAAACGTCCACCGACGAGGAGGTCACCAAGCCCACAACGATCGCGGAACCCACTACCGTGACCGTACGCACGGCCGGCAATGGTAGATTGTTCACACAAGCTGGACCAACACAGAGACAATCGGCGTTCGTTCCGCACGGTGACAACTTCCGGCTGGTTCAGACACAGAACGGGCGATCGACAGTTCACTCGGTTACGACGGAACGCACTGGAGGCAACTCGCAGCAAAGCGTGCTGAATGTGGCCAGCACAACTCCACGGTACAGTACGCGCTTCTTGGCGACCAAACAGgacacaccgaccgatggcGTTGAGGAGACACCGGCCGAAACGGTCCCGTTGGACCCACGGAagaccggccagccggacAGCTACATTTCCGTGACAAAACAGGTGACCGGAATAGACGAGAACAGCAAAGTGCCGGCAATACCGGGGAAGAACTACGAGTCGACGTACTACACGAAATCATCCACTTGCGGCTACTTCACCTTCTCCTGCAACATCGTGTACGGTGAGAATGGACGTAGTAAAATCTGCCGGCCAAAGCCACCGGCAAACGGGAAGTGTTGA